In the Sphingobacterium sp. PCS056 genome, CAACACATGATTTGCAATTGTCGACTTTAGCAGATGAATATCCAAAAATAGTCAAGAATTATCATTTTGATATACAGGTGATTCAAGACGAGATGCTGTTCGATTATAAACTCAAGATCGGAGAGTGTAAAATATTTAATGCTTCAATGTTGTTAAAAGGTATTGGAGTCGACGTAGAACAAGGAAGAAATTAAATAAATAATGACATTACAAGAAAGAATTGAACAGTCGAGAACACATCATTTTATAACTGTTTTCCCGTTTACAACAAACCATCATTCCACTTTGTTCGGAGGTAAAGCTATGGCTATTATGGATGAAGTAACATTTATGTGTGCAACCAGATTCTGCAGAAAAGCACTTGTAACCGTCTCTTCAGACAAGATTGATTTTGAAAAAGCGATCCCTGCAGGTAGTATGATCGAAGCAATCGCTGAGGTTATACACGTTGGGCGAACAAGTTTAAAAGTAAAAGTTGAAAT is a window encoding:
- a CDS encoding acyl-CoA thioesterase, with amino-acid sequence MTLQERIEQSRTHHFITVFPFTTNHHSTLFGGKAMAIMDEVTFMCATRFCRKALVTVSSDKIDFEKAIPAGSMIEAIAEVIHVGRTSLKVKVEIFLEDMYKDGRELAVKGVFSFVALDDNKKPIPVLEGLEIED